One genomic region from Clostridium saccharobutylicum DSM 13864 encodes:
- the ispF gene encoding 2-C-methyl-D-erythritol 2,4-cyclodiphosphate synthase produces MRVGLGYDVHKLVDNRKLILGGVEIPYEKGLLGHSDADVLLHAIMDSLLGACALGDIGKHFPDTDDRFKGISSIKLLKETNMLINKKGYKVNNIDATIIAQKPKMLPHIEKMRENIAKSLNINIDQINIKATTEEGLGFTGEMLGISSQSIASVENINI; encoded by the coding sequence ATGAGAGTTGGATTAGGATATGATGTTCATAAATTGGTCGACAATAGAAAATTAATTTTAGGTGGCGTTGAAATACCATATGAGAAGGGATTGCTTGGACATTCAGATGCAGATGTTCTACTTCACGCTATAATGGATTCTTTATTAGGCGCATGCGCTCTTGGAGATATTGGCAAACACTTTCCTGATACGGATGATAGATTCAAAGGTATCTCTAGTATTAAACTGCTTAAGGAAACAAATATGCTAATTAATAAAAAAGGATATAAAGTAAATAATATTGATGCTACAATAATAGCCCAAAAGCCAAAAATGCTACCTCATATTGAAAAAATGAGGGAAAACATAGCAAAGTCTCTCAATATAAATATTGATCAAATCAATATTAAAGCAACTACTGAAGAAGGTCTTGGATTTACTGGTGAAATGCTTGGAATCTCATCTCAAAGCATAGCTTCTGTTGAAAACATCAATATTTAA
- the hydE gene encoding [FeFe] hydrogenase H-cluster radical SAM maturase HydE, which translates to MNKVIEKAKITHDLNEIEILELLKNDDINEELFKAADEVREKYLGNYVHLRGLIEFTNICKRNCMYCGLRRDNKNLKRYRLSEEEILDFAKKAVSYGYRTLVLQGGEDDYFTKERMIKIIKEIKKLDVALTLSLGEKTYDEYKAFKEAGADRYLIRIETTDKKLYEDMDPNMSFEERLKCLENLGELGYEVGSGILVGLPSQTLESIAKDILFFKKINADMIGIGPFIPNEDTPLHDAEGGNLTLALKVMALTRLILPDINIPATTAMESLTPNGRVIALQSGANVVMPNVTEGEYRKLYALYPGKICTGDTPAHCRGCITGKVTGIGRIISDGYGFRGNQNNNAHDGINK; encoded by the coding sequence ATGAATAAAGTTATTGAAAAAGCTAAAATTACTCATGATTTAAATGAAATTGAAATACTTGAATTGCTAAAAAATGATGATATAAATGAAGAACTTTTCAAAGCAGCTGATGAAGTTCGTGAAAAATACTTAGGTAACTATGTTCATCTAAGAGGATTAATCGAATTTACAAACATATGTAAAAGAAACTGTATGTATTGTGGTTTAAGAAGAGATAATAAAAATTTAAAAAGATATAGATTAAGTGAAGAAGAAATTTTAGATTTTGCCAAAAAAGCTGTCAGCTATGGATATAGAACTCTTGTACTTCAAGGTGGAGAAGATGACTACTTTACGAAGGAAAGAATGATTAAGATCATAAAAGAAATAAAGAAATTAGATGTGGCTTTAACTTTAAGTTTAGGCGAAAAAACTTATGATGAATATAAAGCTTTTAAAGAAGCTGGCGCTGATAGATATTTGATTCGTATTGAAACTACAGATAAAAAACTTTATGAAGATATGGATCCAAATATGAGCTTTGAAGAAAGATTAAAGTGTTTAGAAAACTTAGGCGAATTAGGATATGAAGTTGGTAGTGGCATTCTAGTTGGACTTCCTAGTCAAACCTTAGAATCTATTGCAAAGGATATATTATTCTTTAAAAAGATAAATGCAGATATGATAGGTATAGGACCGTTTATACCAAATGAAGATACACCGTTACATGATGCTGAAGGTGGAAACCTTACTTTAGCTCTAAAAGTTATGGCTTTAACACGTTTAATTCTTCCAGATATAAATATTCCTGCAACAACTGCAATGGAGTCATTAACTCCAAATGGCAGAGTGATTGCACTACAAAGTGGTGCCAATGTTGTAATGCCAAATGTTACAGAAGGTGAATATAGAAAATTATATGCTTTATACCCAGGTAAGATATGCACAGGGGATACTCCTGCTCACTGTCGAGGTTGCATAACTGGAAAGGTAACTGGAATAGGTAGAATAATTTCCGATGGGTATGGATTTAGAGGAAATCAAAATAATAATGCACATGATGGTATTAATAAATAA
- a CDS encoding anti-sigma-I factor RsgI family protein has product METTKFNRNKYVFTSIPAMSLVGESMIANRSKQLTLFLQELDSYNILLRDLVNFPLKESDRNVALNIAYYINGIDDLEKSVKSKKDLPITRLSRAINIKSNYLQKMRDYILAYYIIFSNKQYKLIQDYFRIKLKEDNREVINLPNKKIDEIHRGIVVASFKKSVYVLNSKGEFLKLKTIRRPRIGELADGKQKKGIRDYKIHISIALIILVFLCCAIVAQYRKIETIVVIQINSNIKLHVNRFDKVIYAYSPTEKGKTLLESTDVLNKNIDDAMSEIFDYAFDNQMIDLSKKSIITINGKQVKYGELSKTNKFLEDKNVPILINNGGNQQRLPQGFEQEEKAESKK; this is encoded by the coding sequence ATGGAAACTACGAAATTTAATAGAAATAAGTATGTATTTACATCGATTCCAGCTATGTCACTTGTAGGAGAATCAATGATAGCTAATAGAAGTAAACAATTGACTTTGTTTTTACAGGAGTTAGATTCTTATAATATTTTACTGAGGGATTTGGTTAATTTTCCATTGAAGGAATCTGATAGAAATGTAGCATTAAATATAGCATATTATATAAATGGTATAGATGATTTAGAGAAATCTGTAAAAAGTAAAAAGGATTTGCCTATAACTAGATTGAGCAGAGCTATTAATATAAAATCTAACTATTTACAAAAAATGAGAGATTATATTTTAGCATATTATATAATATTCTCTAATAAGCAATATAAATTGATACAGGATTATTTTAGAATAAAGTTAAAAGAAGATAATAGAGAAGTAATTAATCTTCCGAATAAAAAAATAGATGAAATCCATAGAGGTATAGTAGTAGCATCATTTAAGAAATCAGTATATGTATTAAATTCCAAGGGAGAGTTTTTGAAGTTAAAAACTATTCGCAGACCAAGAATTGGAGAATTGGCGGATGGGAAACAAAAAAAAGGTATACGAGATTATAAAATACATATATCAATTGCTTTAATTATTCTAGTATTTTTATGTTGTGCTATAGTTGCTCAGTATAGAAAAATAGAAACTATAGTTGTTATACAAATTAATTCTAATATTAAACTTCATGTAAATAGGTTTGATAAAGTAATATATGCATATTCACCTACAGAAAAGGGAAAGACTCTTCTTGAAAGCACTGATGTTTTAAATAAAAATATTGATGATGCTATGTCAGAAATATTTGATTATGCATTTGATAATCAAATGATAGATTTAAGTAAAAAAAGTATAATAACGATAAATGGAAAACAAGTGAAGTATGGTGAACTTTCTAAAACGAATAAATTTTTAGAAGATAAGAATGTACCAATACTTATAAACAATGGAGGAAATCAACAAAGATTGCCTCAAGGTTTTGAACAGGAAGAAAAAGCTGAAAGTAAAAAATAA
- a CDS encoding polysaccharide deacetylase family protein, with translation MLKKYNFKNKSLLIFIATFLVCVLSGYSIYKNILPKVESKNISKALDEYESGNDSKINNSNIEKKRTFDESTLTNDNRGVPVLYYHSVRDSNHNEVTISPQKLKNELKYLKDQGYVTLTLSELSDYLLNNSPIPEKSIVITFDDGYMDNYQNAFPILKELDMKATIFCITSDLDGEYYLSKDAIKEMSDYGVDIQSHTVNHSELNKLSYDEQLKQLKESKKTLESITGKSVFSIAYPYGKYNKDSIKAAKAAGYSLAFTTDRGLADRDDSPLELNRIYINSNYTMATFKQILSTTKK, from the coding sequence ATGTTAAAAAAATATAACTTTAAAAATAAAAGTCTTCTCATCTTTATAGCTACTTTTTTAGTTTGTGTATTAAGTGGATATTCTATATATAAAAATATTCTTCCAAAAGTAGAATCTAAAAATATTAGTAAAGCTTTAGATGAATATGAATCTGGAAATGATTCTAAAATAAATAATTCAAATATTGAAAAAAAAAGAACTTTTGACGAGTCAACCTTAACTAATGATAATAGAGGTGTTCCAGTATTATATTATCATTCAGTTAGAGATTCTAATCATAATGAAGTTACAATATCTCCTCAAAAGCTTAAAAATGAACTTAAATATTTAAAAGATCAAGGATATGTAACTTTAACTCTAAGCGAACTTAGTGATTATTTATTAAATAATTCTCCTATTCCTGAAAAAAGTATAGTTATTACATTTGATGATGGATATATGGATAATTATCAAAACGCTTTCCCTATCTTGAAAGAACTTGATATGAAAGCTACTATTTTTTGCATAACCTCTGACCTAGACGGAGAATATTATTTATCTAAAGATGCTATAAAAGAAATGTCTGATTACGGAGTAGATATTCAAAGTCATACTGTTAATCATTCCGAACTTAACAAATTAAGTTATGATGAACAATTAAAACAATTAAAAGAATCAAAAAAAACACTAGAATCAATAACAGGCAAGTCTGTATTTTCAATTGCTTATCCTTATGGAAAATACAATAAAGATAGCATTAAAGCTGCAAAAGCTGCTGGATATAGCCTAGCATTCACCACTGATAGAGGACTTGCCGATAGAGATGATTCTCCTCTTGAACTTAATCGAATTTATATTAATTCCAATTATACTATGGCTACATTCAAACAAATTTTATCAACCACCAAAAAATAA
- a CDS encoding RNA-guided endonuclease InsQ/TnpB family protein — protein sequence MILAKKVRIIPSIEQEQKLWQSAGTVRFIYNWTLARQEENYKNGGKFICDNNLRKEITILKKNNLSWLNEVSNNVAKQAIKDGCLAYKRFFKGYSDKPRFKSKRKTKPSFYNDNVKLKVKRNMVLIEKVGWVKTSEQIPMSVNYANPRVSFDGKYWYISIGIEKEQPVVKLTDESIGIDVGIKDLAICSNRMIFKNINKTSLVKKLEKRLRRLQRKISTKYELNKEGRMFVKTSNIIKLEKQIRLLHRKLSNIRNNHLHQATTKIVKTKPSRVVMETLNIKGMMKNKHLSKAIAKQGLYEFKRQLQYKCEFYGIEFVEADKWYPSSKICSECGHVKAKLSLSERTYICEECGAVIDRDFNASINLSRYSA from the coding sequence ATGATACTGGCGAAGAAAGTTAGAATTATTCCAAGTATAGAACAAGAGCAAAAATTATGGCAATCGGCTGGAACTGTAAGATTTATTTATAATTGGACACTTGCAAGACAAGAGGAGAATTATAAAAATGGTGGCAAGTTTATTTGCGATAATAATTTAAGAAAAGAAATTACCATACTTAAAAAAAATAATTTATCATGGCTTAATGAAGTTTCTAACAATGTTGCAAAACAGGCTATAAAAGATGGATGTTTGGCTTATAAAAGATTTTTTAAAGGTTATTCAGATAAGCCAAGATTTAAAAGCAAAAGAAAAACCAAGCCATCATTTTACAACGATAATGTAAAATTAAAAGTTAAGCGTAATATGGTTTTAATTGAAAAAGTAGGTTGGGTTAAAACATCAGAACAAATACCAATGAGTGTTAACTATGCTAATCCAAGAGTGAGTTTTGATGGAAAATATTGGTATATATCTATAGGCATAGAAAAAGAACAACCAGTAGTGAAATTAACAGACGAGAGCATAGGTATAGACGTTGGAATTAAAGACCTTGCTATATGCTCCAATAGAATGATTTTTAAAAATATTAATAAAACAAGTTTAGTTAAGAAATTAGAAAAAAGATTACGTAGGTTGCAACGTAAAATATCAACAAAATATGAGTTAAATAAAGAAGGGAGGATGTTTGTCAAAACAAGCAACATTATAAAACTTGAAAAGCAAATTAGATTGCTTCATAGAAAGTTATCTAATATTCGGAACAATCATTTACACCAAGCAACTACTAAGATAGTGAAAACCAAGCCGTCAAGAGTAGTTATGGAGACACTTAATATTAAAGGTATGATGAAGAATAAACATTTATCTAAAGCTATAGCTAAACAAGGATTGTATGAGTTTAAAAGACAACTTCAATATAAATGTGAATTTTATGGAATTGAATTTGTTGAAGCTGACAAATGGTATCCATCATCAAAGATCTGTAGTGAGTGTGGTCATGTAAAAGCTAAATTATCACTATCAGAAAGAACTTATATCTGTGAAGAATGTGGAGCTGTAATTGATAGAGATTTTAATGCTTCAATTAATTTAAGTAGATATTCAGCATGA
- a CDS encoding DUF3298 and DUF4163 domain-containing protein, which translates to MGYIVNVIGALGISLMLSTAYPQQLLINSELQSSSEFRIVEKSIRKDLDYLKEDIKIPQLIGGNDEKKINLINSIINKNILPKANEAEEISKQYFDINVQEKPRFPYEVYSTYNITSDKNSFVSFYDDYYEYLGGAHGLTSRTSYTIDKNKEELLNLKDLFASGYNYADIINNEIREQIKKNPQDYFDSGSEFKGIGENQSFYIDDDNLVIYYQLYEIAPYVKGIPEFKIPLSTFGKNFIY; encoded by the coding sequence ATGGGCTATATAGTGAATGTAATCGGTGCATTGGGGATAAGTTTAATGTTATCTACAGCTTATCCACAACAATTGTTAATAAATAGTGAATTACAGAGTTCAAGTGAATTTAGAATTGTGGAAAAGTCTATACGAAAAGACCTAGATTATCTAAAAGAGGACATAAAAATACCTCAATTAATAGGAGGAAATGATGAAAAAAAGATAAATTTAATAAATAGTATAATTAATAAGAATATTTTGCCCAAGGCAAATGAAGCAGAAGAAATATCAAAACAATATTTCGATATAAATGTACAAGAAAAGCCTAGATTTCCTTATGAAGTTTATTCAACTTATAATATAACAAGTGACAAAAATTCATTTGTTAGTTTTTATGATGATTATTATGAATATTTAGGAGGAGCACATGGATTGACTAGTAGAACTTCATATACAATAGATAAAAATAAAGAAGAACTTCTCAATTTAAAGGATTTATTTGCTTCAGGATATAATTATGCTGATATTATAAATAATGAAATAAGAGAACAAATTAAAAAAAATCCACAGGATTATTTTGATTCAGGAAGTGAATTTAAGGGGATTGGTGAAAATCAATCTTTTTATATAGACGATGATAATTTAGTTATTTATTATCAATTATATGAAATAGCACCTTATGTGAAGGGAATACCAGAATTTAAAATTCCATTAAGCACTTTTGGAAAAAATTTTATATACTAA